A stretch of the Polyangiaceae bacterium genome encodes the following:
- the nrfD gene encoding polysulfide reductase NrfD, which translates to MTKDTHLVTYPRFLWTALKMSTDGTWRFYTWMFALTAVALVGANTWAHQVVQGMSLTGMTDHVSWGLYIANFTFGVGLAAGAVMMVIPAYLYDDHEMHDVVLIGELLSIAAIIVCLAFVTVDMGRPDRFWHIVPGIGRFNWPISMLTWDVIVLGGYLLINLHIAGYLTYMRFLGRRPAKRWYLPFVFVSIAWAVSIHTVTAFLYSGLGGRPTWNSALLAPRFIASAFVTGPAFVILLLQLLRRAADLQIGDGPIHTLRSILRVTVLVNLFMLASELFTAFYSGGAHAASAKYLFFGLHDKAALVPWIWSAIALNLVSAVLLLAPNKQQTIWMLDAACLAAFTGVWIEKGMGLIVPGFVPSTLHELVEYLPTLAEWKIAAGIWAFGLMVLTVGVKVCLPVLRGELSPASLRRPAGAEPERPAPKGEEAIAE; encoded by the coding sequence ATGACCAAGGACACCCATCTCGTCACCTATCCACGCTTCCTGTGGACGGCTCTGAAGATGAGCACCGACGGGACTTGGCGCTTCTACACCTGGATGTTCGCGCTCACTGCGGTGGCGCTGGTCGGCGCCAACACCTGGGCCCACCAGGTGGTGCAAGGCATGTCGCTCACGGGCATGACGGACCACGTCTCGTGGGGCCTGTACATCGCCAACTTCACCTTCGGCGTGGGGCTGGCCGCCGGCGCCGTGATGATGGTGATCCCGGCGTACCTCTACGACGACCATGAGATGCACGACGTGGTCTTGATCGGCGAGCTCCTGAGCATCGCGGCGATCATCGTGTGCCTGGCCTTCGTGACCGTGGACATGGGCCGGCCGGATCGCTTCTGGCACATCGTGCCCGGGATCGGCCGCTTCAACTGGCCCATCTCCATGCTCACCTGGGACGTGATCGTGCTGGGCGGCTACCTGCTGATCAACCTACACATCGCCGGCTACCTCACCTACATGCGCTTCCTGGGGCGCCGCCCCGCCAAGCGCTGGTACCTGCCGTTCGTGTTCGTGAGCATCGCCTGGGCGGTGTCCATCCACACCGTGACGGCGTTCCTCTACAGCGGCCTCGGCGGGCGCCCGACGTGGAACTCGGCGCTGCTCGCTCCGCGCTTCATCGCCTCGGCGTTCGTCACCGGACCGGCCTTCGTGATCTTGTTGCTCCAGCTCCTGCGTCGGGCCGCGGATCTCCAGATCGGCGACGGCCCGATCCACACGCTCCGGTCCATCCTGCGGGTGACCGTGCTGGTGAACCTGTTCATGCTCGCCTCGGAGCTGTTCACGGCCTTCTACTCGGGAGGCGCCCACGCCGCGTCGGCGAAGTACCTGTTCTTCGGCCTGCACGACAAGGCGGCGCTGGTGCCGTGGATCTGGTCCGCCATCGCGCTCAACTTGGTGTCCGCGGTGCTGCTGCTCGCGCCGAACAAGCAGCAGACCATCTGGATGCTCGACGCCGCCTGCCTGGCCGCGTTCACCGGCGTCTGGATCGAGAAGGGCATGGGGCTCATCGTCCCCGGCTTCGTGCCGAGCACGCTCCACGAGCTGGTGGAGTATTTGCCCACCTTGGCAGAATGGAAGATCGCCGCCGGCATCTGGGCCTTCGGCCTGATGGTGCTGACCGTGGGCGTGAAGGTGTGCCTGCCCGTGTTGCGCGGGGAGCTGTCGCCCGCGAGCCTGCGGCGCCCGGCCGGCGCGGAGCCCGAGCGCCCCGCGCCGAAGGGCGAAGAAGCGATCGCCGAGTGA
- a CDS encoding molybdopterin-dependent oxidoreductase, translated as MASATVAASRLAKGQDPPAVDPNVLAKSDKDVKWQKAPCRFCGTGCHVQVGVKAGKVVAIAGDQKAEVNRGLLCVKGYHVGLALYGKDRLTKPLLRKNGKLTPVSWDEALDKIVERVLLDPRGFAIYGSGQWTIPEGYLAQKLMKAAIANNQIDPNARLCMASAVTGFLATYGADEPAGVYDDLDRANVFVFWGNNPAEMHPVLFSRILERRTRGEDITLIDLTTRRTRTSGHCQHVLIFKPHTDLAVANGIANLLVQRGSYDREFVERHCNFRADANPGTLDGDAISFDEYKKRIAEYTPERVQEISGVPAEKIRLLADLFGRRDLRIVSTWCMGMNQHTRGTAINTLVHAVHLLSGHFGRPGDAPTSLTGQPSACGTVREVGTLAHALPGGRVIAKPEHREFCEKQWNVPAGRIKDKPGYHTVEMWKKFSTPKDKGGDIHTIWVQVTNPAQTLPNTHALVDPSRKDPDKFLIVSDVYPTATTEIADLVLPSALWVEKNGMFGNSERRTQQWFRMVKPPGEARDDVWQMLAVARRLWEKNFEGAKDKDGGYLFAIKKNGKEIPAWDWARFYDVNVDEVLFEEYRPFSKWKHYDLAPYSEYVKARGLRWPVIEQPDGSWKETRWRYAGFDDPFVKKGQDIEFYWSTTKDGKAQIWFRPYEAPPESPDKDYPFWLCTGRVVEHWHSGSMTMRIPQLQAAMPQAYLEMNRDDARRLGVSNGELVTLETRRGSLDLNVWIDGRGEPPPGSVFVPFFDEKRLVNGLTLDAVDPFSKQPDYKKCAARVVKKRPEAKAG; from the coding sequence ATGGCCAGCGCAACGGTGGCGGCGAGCCGCCTCGCGAAGGGTCAGGACCCGCCGGCGGTGGACCCGAACGTCCTCGCGAAGAGCGACAAGGACGTGAAGTGGCAGAAGGCGCCCTGCCGCTTCTGCGGCACGGGCTGCCACGTCCAGGTCGGCGTGAAGGCCGGCAAGGTCGTGGCCATCGCGGGCGATCAGAAGGCCGAGGTGAACCGCGGGCTACTGTGCGTGAAGGGCTATCACGTGGGCCTCGCGCTCTACGGCAAGGACCGGCTGACCAAGCCGCTGTTGCGCAAGAACGGCAAGCTCACGCCCGTGTCCTGGGACGAGGCCCTCGACAAGATCGTCGAGCGCGTGCTGCTCGATCCCAGGGGCTTCGCCATCTACGGCAGCGGGCAGTGGACCATCCCCGAGGGCTATCTGGCCCAGAAGCTGATGAAGGCGGCGATCGCCAACAACCAGATCGACCCGAACGCGCGGCTCTGCATGGCCTCTGCGGTGACCGGGTTCCTGGCGACCTACGGCGCCGACGAGCCCGCCGGCGTCTACGACGACCTCGACCGTGCCAACGTGTTCGTGTTTTGGGGCAACAACCCGGCCGAGATGCACCCGGTGTTGTTCTCGCGCATCCTGGAGCGGCGCACGCGTGGCGAGGACATCACGCTCATCGACCTGACGACGCGTCGCACGCGCACCAGTGGGCACTGCCAGCACGTCCTGATCTTCAAGCCGCACACGGATCTGGCCGTGGCCAACGGCATCGCCAACCTGCTGGTCCAGCGCGGCAGCTACGACCGCGAGTTCGTCGAGCGGCACTGCAACTTCCGCGCGGACGCGAACCCCGGCACGTTGGACGGCGACGCCATCTCCTTCGACGAGTACAAGAAGCGCATCGCCGAGTACACCCCGGAGAGGGTGCAGGAGATCTCGGGTGTGCCGGCGGAGAAGATCCGGCTCCTGGCGGACCTGTTCGGGCGCCGCGATCTGCGCATCGTCAGCACCTGGTGCATGGGCATGAACCAGCACACGCGCGGCACTGCGATCAACACCCTGGTCCACGCGGTGCACCTCCTGAGCGGGCACTTCGGCCGCCCCGGCGACGCGCCCACCAGCCTGACCGGGCAGCCCTCCGCCTGCGGCACCGTGCGCGAGGTGGGCACGCTGGCTCACGCCTTGCCGGGCGGCCGCGTGATCGCCAAGCCCGAGCACCGCGAGTTCTGCGAGAAGCAGTGGAACGTGCCGGCCGGCCGGATCAAGGACAAGCCCGGCTACCACACCGTCGAGATGTGGAAGAAGTTCTCGACCCCGAAGGACAAAGGCGGCGACATCCACACCATCTGGGTGCAGGTGACGAACCCGGCGCAGACGCTGCCGAACACCCACGCGCTGGTCGATCCGAGCCGCAAGGACCCGGACAAATTCCTGATCGTGTCCGACGTCTACCCGACGGCGACCACGGAGATCGCCGACCTGGTCCTGCCGAGCGCGCTCTGGGTCGAGAAGAACGGCATGTTCGGCAACTCCGAGCGGCGCACGCAGCAGTGGTTCCGCATGGTCAAGCCGCCGGGCGAAGCGCGGGACGACGTGTGGCAGATGCTGGCGGTGGCGCGCCGGCTCTGGGAGAAGAACTTCGAGGGCGCGAAGGACAAGGACGGCGGTTACCTCTTCGCCATCAAGAAGAACGGCAAGGAGATCCCGGCCTGGGACTGGGCTCGCTTCTACGACGTGAACGTGGACGAGGTGCTGTTCGAGGAGTACCGGCCCTTCTCCAAGTGGAAGCACTACGATCTGGCGCCTTACTCCGAGTACGTGAAGGCGCGAGGCCTGCGCTGGCCGGTGATCGAGCAACCGGACGGCAGCTGGAAGGAGACGCGTTGGCGCTACGCCGGCTTCGACGACCCGTTCGTGAAGAAGGGGCAGGACATCGAGTTCTACTGGTCCACCACCAAGGACGGCAAAGCGCAGATCTGGTTCCGCCCCTACGAGGCGCCGCCGGAGTCTCCCGACAAGGACTACCCGTTCTGGCTCTGCACCGGGCGGGTGGTCGAGCACTGGCACTCGGGCAGCATGACCATGCGCATCCCGCAGCTCCAGGCCGCGATGCCCCAGGCCTACCTCGAGATGAACCGTGACGACGCGCGCCGCCTGGGCGTCTCCAACGGCGAGCTGGTCACGCTGGAGACGCGCCGGGGCTCTCTCGACTTGAACGTGTGGATCGACGGGCGCGGCGAGCCGCCGCCCGGCTCGGTGTTTGTGCCCTTCTTCGACGAGAAGCGGCTGGTGAACGGGCTGACGCTGGACGCCGTCGATCCCTTCAGCAAGCAGCCCGACTACAAGAAGTGCGCGGCGCGGGTGGTCAAGAAGCGCCCGGAGGCGAAGGCCGGATGA
- a CDS encoding 4Fe-4S dicluster domain-containing protein → MANPVSRRVALKVVGATLGTAAFAQALSPLAELRHTTSVAEFLQKHYRELSATELEQILRRLEQETEQRYGKKVSIKDVRPEEGVEFAYALNLSVCVGCRKCAEACHKENNHDRSTNNSYIRVLEMEQGSFDMEKAKVDYDHAVPAPGKYYLPVQCQQCDNAPCVKVCPVQATWKEKDGIVVVDYNWCIGCRYCEAACPYHARRFNWSKPEVPADQINPDQAYLSNRIRPQGVVEKCHFCLHRTREGRLPACLEACPTGARVFGNLLDPDSEIRWVLQNKRVYVLKEELGTKPRFFYYFDK, encoded by the coding sequence ATGGCTAACCCGGTCTCGCGCCGCGTGGCGCTCAAGGTCGTGGGCGCGACCCTCGGCACGGCGGCCTTCGCCCAGGCGCTCTCGCCTCTCGCGGAGCTCCGGCACACCACCAGCGTCGCCGAGTTCCTGCAGAAGCACTACCGCGAGCTCAGCGCGACGGAGCTCGAGCAGATCCTGCGGCGGCTCGAGCAGGAGACGGAGCAGCGCTACGGCAAGAAGGTCAGCATCAAGGACGTGCGCCCGGAGGAGGGCGTCGAGTTCGCCTACGCGCTGAACCTCTCGGTCTGCGTCGGTTGCCGCAAGTGCGCCGAGGCCTGCCACAAGGAGAACAACCACGACCGGAGCACCAACAACTCCTACATCCGCGTGCTGGAGATGGAGCAGGGCAGCTTCGACATGGAGAAGGCCAAGGTCGACTACGACCACGCCGTGCCCGCGCCCGGGAAGTACTACCTGCCGGTTCAGTGCCAGCAGTGCGACAACGCGCCCTGCGTGAAGGTCTGCCCGGTGCAGGCGACCTGGAAGGAGAAGGACGGCATCGTCGTCGTCGACTACAACTGGTGCATCGGCTGCCGCTACTGCGAGGCCGCGTGCCCGTACCACGCGCGGCGCTTCAACTGGTCGAAGCCCGAGGTGCCCGCGGATCAGATCAACCCGGACCAGGCCTACCTCTCCAACCGCATCCGGCCCCAGGGCGTGGTCGAGAAGTGCCACTTCTGCCTGCACCGTACCCGCGAGGGCCGTCTGCCGGCCTGCCTCGAGGCGTGCCCGACCGGCGCGCGCGTGTTCGGCAACCTGCTCGACCCTGACAGCGAGATCCGCTGGGTGCTCCAGAACAAGCGCGTCTACGTGCTCAAGGAGGAGCTCGGGACGAAGCCGAGGTTCTTCTACTACTTCGACAAGTGA
- a CDS encoding glycoside hydrolase family 25 protein: MGSSRVVSVLAALSVGLLASSLSFVGCAGTDSACLDSTGEALVNVCPKSGTLVKGVDVSKWQATIDWTKVKGAGYDFAFIRASDGLNYPDGMFQANWQGAKAAGVIRGVYQFFRPSRDPIAQAGKMQAAGTPAARRRRLRAVAAVPAVARAPAAVGRATAEPAAAAMAAARAAAAAAGPRAPACVNGGSGGLAPAGGC, from the coding sequence ATGGGCAGCTCTCGGGTCGTCTCGGTGCTGGCGGCCCTCTCGGTTGGGCTGCTCGCCTCCAGCCTCTCGTTCGTCGGCTGTGCAGGCACGGACAGCGCGTGCCTGGACAGCACGGGGGAGGCGCTGGTCAACGTGTGTCCCAAGTCGGGCACGCTGGTCAAAGGCGTGGACGTCTCGAAGTGGCAGGCGACCATCGACTGGACCAAGGTGAAGGGTGCCGGCTACGACTTCGCGTTCATCCGTGCCAGCGACGGGCTCAACTACCCCGACGGTATGTTCCAGGCGAACTGGCAGGGGGCGAAGGCTGCCGGCGTGATCCGCGGCGTCTACCAGTTCTTCCGCCCGAGTCGGGATCCGATCGCGCAAGCGGGCAAGATGCAGGCGGCCGGCACACCTGCGGCGCGGCGCCGCCGCCTCCGAGCGGTGGCGGCGGTGCCGGCGGTTGCTCGAGCACCGGCGGCGGTGGGGCGAGCAACGGCGGAGCCAGCGGCAGCGGCAATGGCGGCAGCTCGAGCGGCGGCGGCGGCGGCTGGGCCGCGGGCTCCGGCATGCGTCAACGGTGGCAGCGGCGGGCTTGCACCAGCAGGCGGCTGCTAG
- a CDS encoding peptidyl-prolyl cis-trans isomerase: MKTPGNWLLLCGALAGVALATAGIVRAPSPRLPDDAVAVVNGQPIRRADYETALAAAAADGKRGTEDPALRRHVLERLIDEELLVQAALELGLAQRDRRVRADLSSATLSFVTEAPAKEPSEGELRDFFRENTGYFTSDARVEVEELYFEGPAARSRALAARADWREGRTVPADPPPLPLPAGQLPLTKLEQYLGPKLARALGELPVGEISEPLVSGDGYRLLRVKSRGGGSPPRFEDVRELVGAEWRRRASERELRRFLAERRARAKLSLLPELGS, encoded by the coding sequence ATGAAGACACCGGGGAATTGGCTGCTTTTGTGCGGCGCGCTGGCGGGCGTCGCGCTGGCGACGGCGGGCATCGTGCGCGCGCCGAGCCCTCGGCTTCCAGACGACGCGGTGGCCGTGGTCAACGGTCAGCCGATCCGACGCGCCGACTACGAGACCGCGCTGGCCGCCGCCGCCGCGGACGGGAAGCGCGGGACGGAGGATCCTGCGCTCCGACGCCACGTGCTCGAACGCCTGATCGACGAGGAGCTGCTGGTGCAGGCGGCGCTCGAGCTCGGGCTGGCTCAGCGCGACCGGCGGGTGCGAGCGGATCTGTCGTCGGCGACCTTGAGCTTCGTCACGGAGGCGCCCGCGAAGGAGCCGAGCGAGGGCGAGCTGCGGGACTTCTTCCGCGAGAACACGGGTTACTTCACGAGCGACGCTCGCGTCGAGGTCGAGGAGCTGTACTTCGAGGGCCCGGCTGCGCGGAGCCGCGCACTCGCAGCGCGCGCGGACTGGCGAGAAGGGCGAACCGTGCCCGCGGACCCACCGCCTCTGCCGCTGCCAGCGGGTCAGCTTCCGCTGACCAAGCTCGAGCAGTACCTCGGCCCGAAGCTGGCGCGCGCCCTGGGCGAGCTGCCCGTGGGTGAGATCAGCGAGCCGCTGGTGAGCGGCGACGGCTACCGGCTCCTCCGCGTGAAGTCCCGCGGCGGCGGGTCCCCGCCGCGCTTCGAGGACGTGCGCGAGCTGGTGGGCGCCGAATGGCGACGGCGAGCATCGGAGCGAGAGCTGCGTCGTTTCCTGGCCGAGCGTCGGGCGCGCGCGAAGCTCTCTCTACTGCCGGAGCTCGGCTCGTGA
- a CDS encoding HupE/UreJ family protein, producing MKRLALLLFGLCLLLWCSRSEAHTRSVSYSTWRIDGHAATVTARVSLLDASLIAGAGLTAHVREGLLLSTPAGACRATEPRQRQSDPEWIELVWSVSCPGEGALTLGSSLFVAQNPSHLHLARVSFGDAPPSEHVLDARGQSATLERSAPAPESFSRFVWLGVEHIATGWDHLLFVLMLLFAARSLRGAALVVTGFTLGHSATLTLTVLGALAPREGPVEALIAASIALLAVENVWIGEGRERALLPVAAVLTLVLSALAALALSRSVAPALFGVALFAACYFTLVGRSERPELGRAAVAALFGLVHGFGFARVLTSMELSPVRLARALVGFNLGVELGQLAVIALAFPLLLAVRRRAPERPLGRVAASAALVLACYWFVVRAFDA from the coding sequence GTGAAGCGGCTCGCCCTCTTGCTGTTCGGCCTGTGTTTGCTGCTCTGGTGCAGCCGCTCCGAGGCGCACACGCGCAGCGTGTCGTACTCGACCTGGCGCATCGACGGGCACGCCGCGACGGTGACGGCCCGCGTCAGCTTGCTCGACGCGAGCCTGATCGCTGGGGCGGGCCTGACGGCGCACGTCCGCGAGGGCCTGCTCCTCTCGACCCCGGCGGGCGCCTGTCGAGCGACCGAGCCGCGGCAGCGCCAGAGCGATCCGGAGTGGATCGAGCTGGTGTGGAGCGTGAGCTGTCCGGGCGAGGGAGCGCTGACGCTCGGGAGCTCGCTCTTCGTGGCGCAGAACCCGTCCCACCTGCACCTGGCGCGCGTGAGCTTCGGCGACGCGCCGCCCAGCGAGCACGTGCTCGACGCCCGCGGGCAGAGCGCCACGCTGGAGCGGAGCGCACCCGCGCCCGAGAGCTTCTCTCGCTTCGTTTGGTTGGGCGTGGAGCACATCGCCACGGGTTGGGACCACCTGCTCTTCGTGCTGATGCTGCTGTTCGCCGCGAGGAGCCTGCGCGGCGCGGCGCTGGTGGTCACCGGTTTCACGCTGGGGCACAGCGCCACCTTGACCCTCACGGTGCTCGGCGCATTGGCACCCCGCGAGGGACCGGTCGAGGCCCTGATCGCCGCGAGCATCGCGCTGCTCGCGGTGGAGAACGTCTGGATCGGCGAGGGCCGCGAGCGCGCGCTCTTGCCCGTCGCGGCGGTCCTGACGCTCGTGCTGTCGGCGCTCGCCGCCCTCGCGCTCTCGCGCTCGGTGGCGCCTGCGCTCTTCGGTGTGGCGCTGTTCGCGGCCTGCTACTTCACTCTAGTCGGCAGGAGCGAGCGGCCAGAGCTGGGTCGCGCAGCGGTGGCTGCGCTGTTCGGCCTGGTCCACGGCTTCGGCTTCGCGCGAGTGCTCACGAGCATGGAGCTCTCCCCCGTACGCCTCGCCCGCGCTCTCGTCGGCTTCAACCTCGGCGTGGAGCTCGGACAGCTCGCGGTGATCGCGCTTGCGTTCCCGTTGCTCCTCGCCGTCAGGCGGCGCGCGCCGGAGCGTCCACTCGGAAGGGTCGCCGCGAGCGCTGCGCTCGTTCTCGCCTGCTACTGGTTCGTGGTGCGGGCGTTCGACGCCTGA
- a CDS encoding nitrate reductase cytochrome c-type subunit: MTEHDPGERAAALGRLWHVGAAAVVTAAVVGYFTATRNPPRADKPSAEPAPREAGRMPGYAEIGEQRRGPNADMYVAAVDGLNAGKPGAFEPVIQSEAERQAVILARAGRRAYDGAPPTIPHEVKQKDFPDCMACHAEGAKVAGKRAPRMSHARYDNCTQCHVPSTAPAPLPPPRTPVENEFAGLASRGKGLRAWPGAPPTIPHPTLMRSECSSCHGTGGPNGIRSTHPYRESCTQCHAGNAALDQRTESPPPWQLK; encoded by the coding sequence ATGACGGAGCACGACCCCGGCGAGCGCGCCGCGGCGCTCGGCCGCTTGTGGCACGTCGGTGCCGCGGCGGTCGTGACGGCGGCGGTCGTGGGTTACTTCACGGCGACCCGCAACCCGCCGCGGGCCGACAAGCCGAGCGCCGAGCCGGCGCCGCGCGAGGCCGGCCGCATGCCGGGGTATGCGGAGATCGGCGAGCAGCGCCGGGGGCCGAACGCCGACATGTACGTAGCGGCGGTGGACGGGCTGAACGCCGGCAAGCCGGGGGCGTTCGAGCCGGTGATCCAGAGCGAGGCCGAGCGGCAGGCCGTGATCCTCGCGCGGGCCGGGCGCCGCGCCTACGACGGCGCGCCACCCACGATCCCGCACGAGGTCAAGCAGAAAGACTTCCCCGACTGCATGGCCTGCCACGCCGAGGGCGCGAAGGTCGCCGGCAAGCGCGCGCCTCGCATGAGCCACGCGCGCTACGACAACTGCACGCAGTGCCACGTGCCGTCCACCGCGCCGGCGCCGCTGCCGCCGCCGCGAACGCCGGTGGAGAACGAGTTCGCGGGGCTCGCCTCCCGCGGCAAGGGCCTGCGCGCCTGGCCCGGCGCGCCGCCCACCATTCCCCACCCGACGCTGATGCGCTCGGAGTGCTCGAGCTGCCACGGCACCGGTGGCCCGAACGGCATCCGCAGCACGCACCCGTATCGCGAGAGCTGCACCCAGTGCCACGCGGGCAACGCGGCGCTCGATCAACGCACCGAGTCGCCGCCGCCCTGGCAGCTGAAGTAG
- a CDS encoding DUF3604 domain-containing protein: protein MSKRWRIGVGVVCALGCLGGAFHFVYGGGELESAGTVNPKRPPPESVQSRREAERVTGERSQILFGDLHVHTTFSADAFMRSLPLLGGEGAHPPADACDFARFCSQLDFFAITDHAEGLTPRQWAETKESVRQCNAVAGDPANPDVVAYTGWEWSQVGTTPKEHYGHKNVIFRETAEAALPARPIGAGGTVAAAMRNAARMGGGSELDRLLVPVRDFARRQRYLDLQEFQRESARVGDCPAGVNSKELPRDCRELAATPRELFDKLDHWGFDALVIPHGTTWGFYTPPGYTWDKQLDPSQNDPKRQNLFEIYSGHGNSEEYRSWQEVNGAFDEPGATCPAPTPDHEPCCWRAGEIIRGRCADAPAAECERRVEKARLDYVRAGVAGHLTVPGAGVEDWKDCGQCRDCFNPAFSYRPGASAQYALAKGANFGFIASSDNHSARPGTGYKEFGRRKMGEATGPESESWRQRFFPKQKPPLPESESLGAEDLMKLAPFQLVHLERQASFFMTGGLVAVHSQGRSREAIWDALRRREVYGTSGERILLWFDLENGPSGRVAMGSEVKLGTAPKLRVRAAGAFAQKPGCPDWVHERLGARDVERLCLGECFNAGDQRRRITRVEVVRIRPLRGADAELATAIDDPWKRVSCDAGREICEIELEDPEFVEGKRDVIYYVRAIQEPTPAVNAGGLRCERDAAGNCVQARPCYGDYRTKFEDDCLSENEERAWSSPIYVRWQEVTP, encoded by the coding sequence ATGTCCAAGCGGTGGAGGATCGGGGTCGGGGTCGTGTGTGCCCTCGGGTGCCTGGGCGGGGCGTTTCACTTCGTGTACGGCGGCGGCGAGCTGGAGAGCGCGGGGACCGTGAACCCCAAGCGCCCGCCGCCGGAGAGCGTTCAGAGCCGGCGTGAGGCCGAGCGCGTGACCGGCGAGCGCTCGCAGATCTTGTTCGGCGATCTCCACGTCCACACCACGTTCTCCGCCGACGCTTTCATGCGCAGCTTGCCGCTGCTCGGCGGAGAGGGAGCACACCCGCCGGCGGACGCCTGCGACTTCGCCCGCTTCTGCTCGCAGCTCGACTTCTTCGCCATCACGGACCACGCCGAGGGGCTGACGCCGCGGCAGTGGGCCGAGACGAAGGAGTCGGTCCGGCAATGCAACGCGGTGGCCGGGGATCCGGCGAACCCCGACGTGGTCGCGTACACCGGCTGGGAGTGGTCGCAGGTCGGGACCACACCGAAGGAGCATTACGGCCACAAGAACGTGATCTTCCGCGAGACGGCCGAGGCCGCGCTGCCGGCGCGCCCCATCGGCGCTGGCGGCACCGTGGCGGCCGCGATGCGCAACGCCGCTCGCATGGGCGGCGGCTCCGAGCTGGATCGCCTGCTGGTTCCGGTGCGCGACTTCGCCCGGCGCCAGCGCTACCTCGACCTTCAGGAGTTTCAGCGCGAGTCGGCGCGCGTCGGGGACTGCCCAGCGGGAGTGAACAGCAAGGAGCTGCCCCGCGACTGTCGGGAGCTGGCGGCCACGCCCCGCGAGCTCTTCGACAAGCTCGATCACTGGGGCTTCGACGCGCTGGTCATCCCGCACGGCACCACCTGGGGCTTCTACACGCCGCCTGGCTACACCTGGGACAAGCAGCTCGACCCGAGTCAGAACGACCCGAAGCGGCAGAACCTGTTCGAGATCTACTCGGGCCACGGCAACTCCGAGGAGTACCGTTCGTGGCAGGAGGTGAACGGCGCCTTCGACGAGCCCGGCGCGACGTGTCCGGCGCCCACGCCCGATCACGAGCCCTGCTGCTGGCGCGCCGGCGAGATCATCCGCGGGCGCTGCGCGGACGCGCCCGCCGCCGAGTGCGAGCGGCGCGTCGAGAAGGCGCGCCTGGACTACGTGCGCGCGGGCGTGGCCGGTCACCTGACGGTGCCTGGCGCCGGCGTCGAGGACTGGAAGGACTGCGGACAGTGTCGCGACTGTTTCAACCCCGCGTTCAGCTATCGGCCCGGCGCCTCCGCGCAGTACGCGCTGGCGAAGGGCGCGAATTTCGGCTTCATCGCCTCCAGCGACAACCACAGCGCACGCCCGGGCACCGGCTACAAGGAATTCGGCCGCCGCAAGATGGGTGAGGCCACCGGGCCCGAGAGCGAGTCCTGGCGCCAGCGCTTCTTCCCCAAGCAGAAGCCGCCGTTGCCGGAGAGCGAGTCACTTGGCGCGGAGGATCTGATGAAGCTGGCTCCGTTCCAGCTCGTGCACCTGGAGCGACAAGCCAGCTTCTTCATGACCGGCGGGTTGGTCGCGGTCCACAGCCAGGGACGCTCGCGGGAAGCCATCTGGGACGCGCTGCGACGCCGCGAGGTGTACGGCACCTCCGGCGAGCGCATCCTGCTCTGGTTCGATCTGGAGAACGGCCCGTCCGGACGCGTGGCGATGGGCTCCGAGGTGAAGCTCGGCACGGCGCCGAAGCTCCGCGTGCGCGCGGCCGGCGCGTTCGCGCAGAAGCCGGGTTGCCCCGACTGGGTCCACGAGCGCCTGGGCGCCCGCGACGTCGAGCGCCTCTGCCTGGGCGAGTGCTTCAACGCCGGCGACCAGCGCCGGCGCATCACCCGCGTCGAGGTGGTGCGCATCCGCCCGCTCCGGGGCGCGGACGCCGAGCTCGCGACGGCGATCGACGACCCCTGGAAGCGCGTGAGCTGCGACGCAGGGCGCGAGATCTGCGAGATCGAGCTCGAGGACCCGGAGTTCGTCGAAGGGAAGCGCGACGTCATCTACTACGTGCGCGCCATCCAGGAGCCCACGCCGGCGGTGAACGCCGGCGGCTTGCGCTGCGAGCGCGACGCGGCCGGCAACTGCGTCCAGGCCCGGCCCTGCTACGGCGACTACCGCACGAAGTTCGAGGACGACTGCCTCAGCGAGAACGAGGAGCGCGCCTGGTCGTCACCCATCTACGTGCGTTGGCAGGAGGTCACGCCATGA
- a CDS encoding response regulator transcription factor translates to MLIDDHPVVLAGLKSFLRDAPGVEIFATAVDTNEAVGRAAHLRPDVFLVTLSGSTPGPLDAVRMLRARFPEVAVVVLGLDSGCASAKELMVAGASAFLDKTAGRDAVLAVLGQLRTDEDTGSRRLLALGDSVPPPPSSGSGSLSRRELQVLTLIADGFTNKQIADELGISVRTVETHRERLMRKLNVQGTAALTKAAIALGLVSARS, encoded by the coding sequence ATGCTCATCGACGACCACCCGGTGGTGCTCGCTGGGCTGAAGAGCTTTCTGCGCGACGCTCCCGGCGTCGAGATCTTCGCGACCGCCGTGGACACGAACGAGGCCGTGGGCCGCGCGGCTCACCTGCGCCCCGACGTCTTCCTGGTCACCCTCAGCGGCTCGACCCCGGGCCCGCTGGACGCCGTCCGCATGCTCCGTGCTCGTTTCCCGGAGGTCGCCGTGGTGGTCCTGGGGCTCGACTCCGGCTGCGCCTCGGCGAAGGAGCTGATGGTAGCGGGAGCCAGCGCGTTCCTGGACAAGACGGCCGGACGCGACGCCGTGCTGGCGGTGCTCGGGCAGCTTCGCACGGACGAGGACACGGGGTCCCGGCGCTTGCTCGCGCTCGGCGACTCGGTCCCGCCTCCGCCCAGCTCCGGCAGCGGCTCGCTGTCGCGGCGCGAGCTCCAGGTCCTGACCTTGATCGCCGACGGCTTCACCAACAAGCAGATCGCCGACGAGCTCGGCATCAGCGTGCGGACCGTCGAAACCCACCGCGAGCGCTTGATGCGCAAGCTCAACGTCCAGGGAACGGCCGCGCTGACCAAAGCGGCCATCGCGCTCGGACTGGTCAGCGCCAGGTCCTGA